One region of Scomber scombrus chromosome 10, fScoSco1.1, whole genome shotgun sequence genomic DNA includes:
- the LOC133987429 gene encoding troponin C, slow skeletal and cardiac muscles-like, with protein sequence MDDVYKAAVENLTEEQKNEFKAAFDIFIQDAEDGCISTKELGKVMRMLGQNPTPEELQEMIDEVDEDGSGTVDFDEFLVMMVRCMKEESKGKSEEELAELFRMFDKNGDGYIDLDELKGMLESTGEAITEDDIEELMKDGDKNNDGKIDYDEFLEFMKGVE encoded by the exons ATGGATGATGTATATAAAGCAGCG GTTGAGAACTTGACAGAGGAGCAGAAAAATG AATTCAAGGCTGCCTTTGACATCTTCATCCAGGATGCAGAGGATGGCTGCATCAGCACCAAAGAGTTGGGGAAGGTGATGAGGATGCTGGGGCAGAATCCCACACCTGAAGAGTTACAGGAAATGATTGATGAGGTGGATGAAGATG GCAGCGGCACAGTAGACTTTGATGAGTTCTTGGTCATGATGGTGCGCTGCATGAAGGAGGAGAGCAAAGGAAAATCAGAGGAGGAGTTGGCTGAACTTTTCCGGATGTTTGACAA GAATGGAGACGGCTACATAGACCTGGACGAGTTGAAGGGCATGCTGGAGTCCACTGGAGAGGCCATCACTGAAGACGACATCGAGGAGCTGATGAAGGACGGAGACAAAAACAATGACGGCAAAATTGATTACGACG AGTTCCTGGAGTTCATGAAAGGTGTTGAATAA
- the LOC133987163 gene encoding voltage-gated potassium channel subunit beta-2-like: MSSVVQNPYIGRTPTARMPKPGGGGGVPHGTRDTASICRSSSVSSGCSSGGKILSLSSMNESVRSGLGCFLSEQALEQEERQQRSSQLAEFQRLREVRAAAQHKNLEDFLRMNHVSLKETMSYATGMIYRNLGKSGLRVSCLGLGTWVTFGGQITEEVAEELVTLAYENGINLFDTAEVYHAGKAEVVLGNIIKKKGWRRSSLVITTKIFWGGKAEMERGLSRKHIIEGLRASLDRLQLEYVDVVFANRPDPNTPIEETVRAMTHVINQGMAMYWGTSRWSSMEIMEAYSVARQFNQIPPICEQAEYHMFQREKVEVQLPQLYHKIGVGALTWSPLACGIISGKYDRGIPPCSRASLKGYQWMKDQILSEEGHRQQMKLKELLAVAEQLGCTLPQLAIAWCLKNEGVNSVLLGASRIEQLMENIRAIQVLPKLSLSILAEVESILGNKPYNKKDPRS; the protein is encoded by the exons ATGCCCAAACCTGGGGGAGGCGGAGGGGTGCCACACGGGACTCGAGACACCGCCAGCATATGTCGAAGCAGTAGCGTCAGCAGCGGATGTAGCAGCGGAGGCAAGATACTGTCCCTGTCCTCCATGAACGAGAGTGTCCGCAGCGGCCTGGGCTGCTTCCTGTCTGAGCAAGCGCTGGAGCAGGAAGAGAGGCAGCAGCGCAGCAGCCAGTTAGCAGAGTTCCAGCGCCTCAGAGAGGTGCGCGCAGCTGCTCAGCACAAAAACCTGGAGGATTTCCTTAGAATGAACCACGTTTCACTCAAGGAGACCATGTCTTATGCCACTGGTATGATTTACAG AAATCTGGGTAAATCTGGGCTGAGGGTTTCCTGTCTTGGATTAG GCACATGGGTTACCTTTGGAGGCCAGATAACAGAAGAG GTTGCAGAGGAGCTGGTGACTTTGGCGTATGAGAACGGCATCAATCTGTTCGACACGGCTGAAGTGTATCACGCCGGAAA GGCTGAAGTTGTTTTGGGAAATATCAtaaagaagaaaggatggag GCGTTCCAGTTTAGTCATCACCACCAAAATCTTCTGGGGAGGAAA ggCAGAAATGGAAAGAGGATTGTCTAGAAAACACATCATTGAAG GTCTAAGAGCATCACTAGACAGACTTCAGCTGGAGTATGTGGACGTGGTTTTTGCTAATCGACCTGATCCTAACACACCTATAGAAG AGACGGTGAGGGCAATGACTCATGTGATCAATCAGGGGATGGCTATGTACTGGGGGACATCACGGTGGAGCTCCATGGAGATCATG GAGGCGTACTCAGTGGCACGACAGTTCAACCAGATCCCACCCATCTGTGAACAGGCAGAGTACCACATGTTCCAGAGGGAGAAGGTGGAAGTGCAACTCCCTCAACTGTACCACAAGATAG GTGTTGGAGCTCTGACATGGTCTCCACTGGCCTGTGGGATCATCTCAGGAAAGTATGACAGAGGGATCCCTCCCTGTTCACGAGCCTCGCTTAAG GGTTATCAGTGGATGAAGGACCAGATCCTGAGTGAGGAGGGTCACCGTCAGCAGATGAAGCTTAAAGAGCTGCTGGCAGTTGCTGAGCAGCTGGGCTGTACTCTGCCCCAACTGGCTATCG CCTGGTGTCTGAAGAATGAAGGTGTGAACTCTGTCCTGCTGGGAGCTTCAAGAATTGAGCAGCTTATGGAAAATATCAGAGCAATacag GTTCTTCCAAAGTTATCACTGTCCATTTTGGCTGAGGTTGAAAGCATCTTGGGAAACAAGCCCTACAATAAAAAAGACCCCAGATCCTAG
- the dedd gene encoding death effector domain-containing protein isoform X1, which yields MTSQQPQLPNAALPPQLAHNSSPQQARPHIHANQLDSSHSSGPLDHRALTGRPGCSGAAANSGEATNRNVSASCHNSSSSRRDGSFEPWPEEAVDNSHGLYSLHRMFDIVGAQLTHRDVRVLSFLFVDVIDEYERGGIRSGRDFLLALERQGRCDETNFRHVLQLLRIITRHDLLPYVTLRKRQAVCPDPVDKYLEETSVRYISPRGAVQSRDAAPHRRTGPQPVICCSSSGPHVGPPRTKPATPVSNRKRKRSHSSADCREKQTCDIRLRVRAEYCQHESALQGNVFSNKQEAVERQFERFNQANTILKSRDLGSIICDIKFSELTYLDAFWRDYINGSLLEALKGVFITDSLKQAVGHEAIKLLVNVDEEDYQAGRRKLLRNLVTSGGALPGSSKDCVS from the exons atgacatcacagcagccTCAGCTCCCCAATGCTGCTCTTCCTCCCCAGCTCGCCCACAACTCCTCTCCTCAGCAGGCCCGGCCTCACATTCACGCCAATCAGCTGGACTCGAGTCATAGCAGTGGCCCCCTGGACCACCGAGCTCTGACGGGCAGGCCCGGCTGCTCGGGCGCGGCCGCAAACAGCGGCGAGGCGACCAACAGGAACGTTTCGGCCTCCTGCCACAACTCCAGCTCGTCCAGAAGAGATGGGAGCTTCGAGCCTTGGCCCGAGGAAGCAGTGGACAACTCCCACGGGCTGTACTCACTCCACCGCATGTTTGACATAGTGGGAGCCCAGCTGACTCATAGGGATGTCAGGGTACTGTCGTTTCTGTTTGTGGACGTGATCGACGAGTACGAGCGCGGCGGCATCAGAAGTGGAAGGGATTTCCTGCTGGCCTTAGAGCGCCAGGGTCGCTGCGATGAGACCAACTTCAGACACGTGCTCCAGCTTCTGAGGATTATCACCCGCCACGACCTGTTACCTTATGTCACACTCAGGAAACGACAGGCCG tgtgtCCAGACCCTGTTGACAAGTATCTGGAAGAGACATCAGTACGTTACATTTCACCCAGAGGAGCAGTACAGAGCAGGGACGCAGCGCCTCACAGAAGGACtg GTCCTCAGCCAGTCATTTGCTGTTCCTCGTCAGGACCTCATGTTGGCCCGCCCAGAACAAAGCCAGCTACTCCTGTATCCAACCGCAAACGGAAGAGAAGTCATTCCTCAGctgactgcagagagaagcaaACATGTG ATATTCGCCTCCGGGTTCGTGCTGAATACTGCCAGCATGAGTCTGCGCTTCAGGGCAACGTCTTCTCCAACAAGCAGGAGGCAGTAGAGCGGCAGTTCGAGCGCTTCAACCAGGCCAACACTATCCTTAAATCCCGAGACTTGGGCTCCATCATCTGTGACATCAAATTCTCCGAGCTTACCTACTTGGATGCCTTCTGGAGGGACTACATTAACGGATCATTGCTAGAGGCCCTTAAAGGGGTCTTCATTACAGATTCCCTAAAACAGGCTGTGGGCCACGAGGCTATAAAACTGTTGGTCAATGTAGACGAGGAGGACTACCAGGCAGGTCGACGCAAACTGCTCCGTAATTTGGTCACAAGTGGAGGGGCTCTCCCAGGAAGTAGCAAAGACTGTGTGTCTTAG
- the dedd gene encoding death effector domain-containing protein isoform X2, translating to MTSQQPQLPNAALPPQLAHNSSPQQARPHIHANQLDSSHSSGPLDHRALTGRPGCSGAAANSGEATNRNVSASCHNSSSSRRDGSFEPWPEEAVDNSHGLYSLHRMFDIVGAQLTHRDVRVLSFLFVDVIDEYERGGIRSGRDFLLALERQGRCDETNFRHVLQLLRIITRHDLLPYVTLRKRQAGPQPVICCSSSGPHVGPPRTKPATPVSNRKRKRSHSSADCREKQTCDIRLRVRAEYCQHESALQGNVFSNKQEAVERQFERFNQANTILKSRDLGSIICDIKFSELTYLDAFWRDYINGSLLEALKGVFITDSLKQAVGHEAIKLLVNVDEEDYQAGRRKLLRNLVTSGGALPGSSKDCVS from the exons atgacatcacagcagccTCAGCTCCCCAATGCTGCTCTTCCTCCCCAGCTCGCCCACAACTCCTCTCCTCAGCAGGCCCGGCCTCACATTCACGCCAATCAGCTGGACTCGAGTCATAGCAGTGGCCCCCTGGACCACCGAGCTCTGACGGGCAGGCCCGGCTGCTCGGGCGCGGCCGCAAACAGCGGCGAGGCGACCAACAGGAACGTTTCGGCCTCCTGCCACAACTCCAGCTCGTCCAGAAGAGATGGGAGCTTCGAGCCTTGGCCCGAGGAAGCAGTGGACAACTCCCACGGGCTGTACTCACTCCACCGCATGTTTGACATAGTGGGAGCCCAGCTGACTCATAGGGATGTCAGGGTACTGTCGTTTCTGTTTGTGGACGTGATCGACGAGTACGAGCGCGGCGGCATCAGAAGTGGAAGGGATTTCCTGCTGGCCTTAGAGCGCCAGGGTCGCTGCGATGAGACCAACTTCAGACACGTGCTCCAGCTTCTGAGGATTATCACCCGCCACGACCTGTTACCTTATGTCACACTCAGGAAACGACAGGCCG GTCCTCAGCCAGTCATTTGCTGTTCCTCGTCAGGACCTCATGTTGGCCCGCCCAGAACAAAGCCAGCTACTCCTGTATCCAACCGCAAACGGAAGAGAAGTCATTCCTCAGctgactgcagagagaagcaaACATGTG ATATTCGCCTCCGGGTTCGTGCTGAATACTGCCAGCATGAGTCTGCGCTTCAGGGCAACGTCTTCTCCAACAAGCAGGAGGCAGTAGAGCGGCAGTTCGAGCGCTTCAACCAGGCCAACACTATCCTTAAATCCCGAGACTTGGGCTCCATCATCTGTGACATCAAATTCTCCGAGCTTACCTACTTGGATGCCTTCTGGAGGGACTACATTAACGGATCATTGCTAGAGGCCCTTAAAGGGGTCTTCATTACAGATTCCCTAAAACAGGCTGTGGGCCACGAGGCTATAAAACTGTTGGTCAATGTAGACGAGGAGGACTACCAGGCAGGTCGACGCAAACTGCTCCGTAATTTGGTCACAAGTGGAGGGGCTCTCCCAGGAAGTAGCAAAGACTGTGTGTCTTAG